Part of the Labilibaculum antarcticum genome, TTTCATTCCGGGTGATGCATACTTGTATTCCTCAGGATCAACACCCAAATAGTTCGTGAAGACTTTCTCTTTTGGAATGTTCATTTTTTCCAGCGAAACGCCTGCATAAAAATCACTCACAGCAATAAATGCATCCAAATGTTCTGCCTTGCTACTCATCAATGCCCAAATTTTATCTCTAAAGGAGTCTTTCATCGCATCTACCCAAACATCTTCATCTTGCAGCGAGCAAACCAGTATCGCATTGGGAAATTCCTTTTTTAACTTAGGAGCCAAACCCAAAAGCAGAGCATTCGATAAATGAATTACATCGGGCTTCAGATATTCCGCCATCCAGCTTACCATGCGGTTGAGTTCCTCTTTTTGCTTTCCTTCTTCTCCCATTAACATCGAAACGGTCATTTCTTCCAGCCCTTTTGCATTGGTTGAACCTGCCATGCTTGCAGCCAATTTCAACATTGGACTAGAGTTCAACAAACGATCTACCCAGGAGGGTGCATGTCTGAAAATAGGATACAATTGCTTTAGATAAATACTGATGGCTCCATAAAAAACAGGAATCTCGTTCAAGTCATGCTCATCAGAAAACAGGGGGAGATACATAGGTAATTTGGTCACTTCGTGTCCCTGTTTTTTCATGGCAAGATGAAATTTATCGTCGCGCAAACAATTACCACAGTAAAAACTGCCTCCCGAGCCTGGTATAATTTGAAGAATGTTCATTTTTCTGATTTTTATGGAATACACAAGATAGCAAAATCAGTTAAAAGTACTTCAAGCAGAAAGTGTCTAAAGTAATTAACTCCAGGCACTTTATTTTTTTATTGATTTAGATAGACGCTGATAGGTTTGAAAAACGCTGTCAGGTCTTGGGTTTTACCTACTCCTTGGGACTTTTTCCTTCTTCCTTTCCCTTGAAACTTGTCCCTTGGAGCTTTTCCTTGTTCCTACTTCCTTGAAACTTATTTATTCAGACGCTGACAGGTCCAAGGACGCTGTCAGGTCTTGTTTTTTTACTTTTCCCTTGAAACTTATAACTTTTTACTTGTTCCTTCTTCCTTGAAACTTATTTATTCAGACGCTGACAGGTCCAAGGACGCTGACAGGTCCAAGGACGCTGACAGGTCCAAGGACGCTGTCAGGTCTTGTTTTTTTTACTTTTCCCTTGAAACTTGAAACTTGAAACTTTTTACTTGTTCCTTCTTCCTTGAAACTTCTCACTTATTTATCAAACTGCTTGGCCTCTTCCCAAATCAAATCCATTTCGGCTAAATTCATGTCTTTTAGGTTTGTTCCTAATTTCATGGTTTTACTTTCCAGATAATTGAATCGTTTGGTGAATTTTTGGTTGGTGCGTTCCAGAGCATTTTCAGGATTTACGCCATACAAACGGGCTGCATTAATCAAGGAGAAGAACATGTCGCCAAATTCGGCTTCCATTTTGTCCTGATCCCCTTTTTTGATTTCCACTTCCAATTCGTGCATTTCTTCTTTTACCTTTTCCCAAACCTGTTCTTTTTCGTCCCAGTCGAAACCAACACCTCGCACCTTATCTTGAATTCGGTTTGCTTTTACTAAAGCAGGCAGTGATTTTGGAACTCCTTCCAAAACGGTTTTGTTTCCATTTTTTTCTTTGAGCTTCAACTGTTCCCAGTTTTCTTCCACCTCTTGGGCATTGGCAACTTTGGTATCGCTAAAAATATGAGGATGACGATAGATTAGCTTTTCGCTGATGCCATCGCAAACATCGGCAATGTCGAAATCGTTGGTTTCAGAACCGATTTTGGCGTAGAACACAATGTGCAGCAAAATATCGCCCAATTCTTTCTTGATTTCCTCTTTTTCGCCTTTTAAAATGGCATCGGCCAGTTCGTAGGTTTCTTCGATGGTAAGTGTTCGCAGACTCTCAAAGGTCTGCTTTTTATCCCATGGACAGCCATCACGAAGCTGATCCATAATATTTAGTAAGCGCTCAAAGGCTTGTAGTTTTCTATCCATTGGTTCTGTATTTGATATTCGAAGATCAAATTTACAAAAGTATTTGGGAGTTTTGGGATTTATTCAAATTTCAATAAGAGGGTAGGTGGTGCAGGAGGCATAGTGGAGGTTTGTACCTTTTTTATTAATAGTGCCTTGGGTCGTCTTCTACAATTGCATAATGATAGTTGTCTATCCATTCTCCCCTAATCGGAAGAATTTTTCTTCTTAATCCTTCTCTTGTCATTCCGCATTTTTCTAATATACGTACTGATTTGATGTTTTCTGTTGCAACTCCAGCTTCTACTTTATGAAGATGAAATTTATCAAAACCTGCTCTTATCAATTCTTTTGAAATTTCCGTTCCATATCCATTACCCCAATAATTTGGATGTAATTCATAATAAATCTCACCTAATTTAAATCTGTCCAGTGATAATGATATCCCTGCTAATCCAATAAAAGAATTTGAATCTTTAGTTATTATTTTCCAATTGTATGATTTTCTGTTTTTTTCAGTCTGTACTTTAATCATTGAATTAACTCTTTCTCTTGTCTCTTCAATGTTTTTTGGAATTCCTAGAGTGCCAAATTCATCAACTTCCAGGCTTGAATGCATCTGATGAATAATTTCTAAATCATCAACTGAAATTTCCTTGAAAATTAATCTTTCTGAGTATAATTCCATAAGTTCTTATTTATCAGTGTCTCGGTATAACCGCCAAGGGGTGGCTGTCTAATAATCTAAATAAACTGACTTAAATCCAAAATGGGCTATGCACTTATGCAGCATAGGTTTTGCACCTGCGTACACAAGTAATACAGCAAAAGCAATAAAAATTAATTTTGCCTGACATCTTTAACATTTTCTAATTATCGCTATTCCCTGTTTCTTGTTTTTCATAGATATCAGAAACACCACCAGAAATAATAAACTTCAT contains:
- a CDS encoding glycosyltransferase family 4 protein, with amino-acid sequence MNILQIIPGSGGSFYCGNCLRDDKFHLAMKKQGHEVTKLPMYLPLFSDEHDLNEIPVFYGAISIYLKQLYPIFRHAPSWVDRLLNSSPMLKLAASMAGSTNAKGLEEMTVSMLMGEEGKQKEELNRMVSWMAEYLKPDVIHLSNALLLGLAPKLKKEFPNAILVCSLQDEDVWVDAMKDSFRDKIWALMSSKAEHLDAFIAVSDFYAGVSLEKMNIPKEKVFTNYLGVDPEEYKYASPGMKARNIGYISRMCEGNGFDIIIDAFIELKKDTTYEDVKLIVTGGSTGDDKPLLKQVRKKLKKERLLEQVEFHYDFDGEGRHEFFKKVKLISVPVRNGEAFGLYLLESMASGVPVVQPKLGAFPEIVEKSKGGIIYENNTAQELAITLKALLNNEDKLQELSVAGRKGVEKEFNIYTQADNLIQIYSELMEKK
- the mazG gene encoding nucleoside triphosphate pyrophosphohydrolase, which gives rise to MDRKLQAFERLLNIMDQLRDGCPWDKKQTFESLRTLTIEETYELADAILKGEKEEIKKELGDILLHIVFYAKIGSETNDFDIADVCDGISEKLIYRHPHIFSDTKVANAQEVEENWEQLKLKEKNGNKTVLEGVPKSLPALVKANRIQDKVRGVGFDWDEKEQVWEKVKEEMHELEVEIKKGDQDKMEAEFGDMFFSLINAARLYGVNPENALERTNQKFTKRFNYLESKTMKLGTNLKDMNLAEMDLIWEEAKQFDK
- a CDS encoding GNAT family N-acetyltransferase, whose translation is MELYSERLIFKEISVDDLEIIHQMHSSLEVDEFGTLGIPKNIEETRERVNSMIKVQTEKNRKSYNWKIITKDSNSFIGLAGISLSLDRFKLGEIYYELHPNYWGNGYGTEISKELIRAGFDKFHLHKVEAGVATENIKSVRILEKCGMTREGLRRKILPIRGEWIDNYHYAIVEDDPRHY